The window CGTCGAGACCTCGCCTCGGTCGAGCAAGTGCCGATGTATACACCGGTCGGTCAGACCGTGCCGGTCTCGAGCCTCGTCCGAATGCAGCGCAGAGAGGGGCCGGTCAATATCGAGCGCAAGGATCAGGAGCGCATCGTCACCGTGACCGCCAATTTCGCCTCACGCGATCTCGGAAGCATCATGGGAGACATCGAGAGCGGGATCCGGAGCCTCACCCTTCCTCCGGAGTTCACGATTCTCTTCGGAGGCGAATACGAGGAGCAGCAAAAGGCGTTTCGCGGTCTCATGTTGTGTCTCGTCCTCGCCGTCATTCTCGTTTACATGGTCATGGCGGCGCAGTTCGAGTCGCTGAGAGACCCTCTGGTCATTCTGTTCTCGATTCCTCTCGCCGCCATCGGCGTCATCTTGATGCTGTTCCTGACCGACACGACGTTCAACATCCAGGCTTTCATCGGTTCCATCATGCTCGCCGGGATCGTGGTCAACAACGCGATCGTTCTCGTCGATTACACGAATCTGCTGCGGCGAAGGGACGGTCTGCCGCTTCGACACGCCGTGGAGCTCGCCGGGCGCCGCCGCCTTCGTCCCATCCTCATGACGACCCTCACCACCGTCCTCGCGATGATTCCCATGGCGCTCGGCATCGGTGAAGGTGCCGAGGTGCAGGCGCCCATGGCGCGCGTCGTGATCGGCGGCCTGACGGTCTCGACGCTCATCACGCTCGTCCTCATTCCCACGCTCTACACCACCGTGGAGGAGAGAGTCGCGGAGGAGCAAGAGGAAACGGAGCCCTCGGCCGGGGCCGAGCCCGCCGCCGTGTGACGGTCGCCGTCAGGGAGTCAGGCGCTGCCGCTCCCGAATGGTGACGTCTCGAGGCGGCTCCGTCCCCTCGTCGACCCAGCCGTCGAGGAGCTCGAGCGCCTCCTGCACCGTGGGGATATAGGTGGTGCCCGTCGCCATGGCGTCGATTTCCGCGCTCGAAAGGCCCATTCGCGAGCCGGCATATTGGAACGACGAGATGGCGTCGTCATTGGACGAGATGTGCCAGGCTCCCTCGACCTGATAGAGCCGGTGGCGTGAGCCCTGCCCGCGGGCGAGCACTTTGTGCTTGTAGGCGAGAACCTCGGCGCGCACGAAGTCATCGAAGGTGCCGACGACCTCGATGACCGGAACGCGGATGAGCCCCGAGGTTTCCGGCCCGCGCTCTCCCGACGCCGCGCGCCCCGCGCTCGATCGACCGAGAAACGGCCAGAAGCGCCGCGCTTCGGGAGGAGTCGCGACTACTTCGGCATAGGCGCTCACTTCGTCTTCATCGAGCGGCCACAGCTCAGCCATCCGCGCCCGCCGCCCGACTCCGGATTGGGCGTCTCCGTGGGCGCCGGCGATGATGACGACGCCGTCGAATGCCGGCTCGGCCTCCTCCGCCGCCAGACGGGCGATGCCTCCTCCCATCGAGAGCCCGAAGAGATAAGTCCGCGCAACCTGACCGAGGCGCTCTCGCATCAACTCGGTGAAGGATTTCGTCAGCGCGAGTCCATCGGGCGTTCCGCCGATCCCGTCGCGGTCGAGACTCGCGTAAGCGAAACCGC is drawn from Vicinamibacteria bacterium and contains these coding sequences:
- a CDS encoding alpha/beta hydrolase domain-containing protein; the encoded protein is MRILFALLLSGTDTIEIPVGDLRYEKRYVLRVPDEWNRKLVIGAHGGSGGEAYSRDGRVMGTDETALDDVVGTFAVSRGFAYASLDRDGIGGTPDGLALTKSFTELMRERLGQVARTYLFGLSMGGGIARLAAEEAEPAFDGVVIIAGAHGDAQSGVGRRARMAELWPLDEDEVSAYAEVVATPPEARRFWPFLGRSSAGRAASGERGPETSGLIRVPVIEVVGTFDDFVRAEVLAYKHKVLARGQGSRHRLYQVEGAWHISSNDDAISSFQYAGSRMGLSSAEIDAMATGTTYIPTVQEALELLDGWVDEGTEPPRDVTIRERQRLTP